A stretch of the Serratia marcescens genome encodes the following:
- the serB gene encoding phosphoserine phosphatase, protein MSNSLTYCDLPAEISQWPGLPLSLSGDEVMPLDYRAGNTGWLLYGRKLDKARITQFQRKLGAAMVIVTAWGVDDYQVVRLAGTLTPRAKLLAAESGLDVAPLGKIPHLRTPGLLVMDMDSTAIEIECIDEIAKLAGVGEQVAEVTERAMRGELDFTASLRQRVGTLKGADANILKQVRDELPLMPGLTSLVGKLQAMGWHVAIASGGFTYYAEYLRNRLRLVAAAANELEIRDGKLTGEVLGPVVDAQFKADTLLRLAEKLEIPLAQTVAIGDGANDLKMMQAAGLGIAYHAKPKVYEKAQVAIRHADLMGVLCILTGSLKHEVR, encoded by the coding sequence ATGTCAAACAGTCTGACCTATTGCGATCTTCCGGCGGAGATCTCCCAATGGCCGGGTCTTCCCCTTTCGCTCAGCGGCGACGAAGTGATGCCGCTGGACTACCGGGCGGGCAATACCGGGTGGCTGTTATACGGCAGAAAGCTGGACAAGGCGCGCATTACGCAATTCCAACGCAAGCTGGGCGCGGCGATGGTGATCGTCACCGCCTGGGGCGTGGACGATTATCAGGTGGTGCGCCTGGCGGGCACGTTGACGCCGCGCGCCAAGCTGCTGGCGGCGGAGAGCGGGCTGGACGTGGCGCCGCTCGGCAAGATCCCACACCTACGCACGCCGGGGCTGCTGGTGATGGACATGGATTCGACGGCGATCGAGATCGAGTGCATCGACGAGATCGCCAAGCTGGCGGGCGTCGGCGAGCAGGTGGCGGAAGTCACCGAACGCGCGATGCGCGGCGAGCTGGACTTTACCGCCAGCCTGCGCCAGCGCGTCGGCACGCTGAAAGGGGCCGACGCCAACATCCTCAAGCAGGTGCGCGACGAGCTGCCGCTGATGCCGGGGCTGACCAGCCTGGTGGGCAAGCTGCAGGCGATGGGCTGGCATGTGGCGATCGCCTCCGGCGGCTTCACCTACTACGCCGAATACCTGCGCAACCGGCTGCGGCTGGTGGCGGCAGCGGCCAATGAGCTGGAGATCCGCGACGGCAAGCTGACCGGCGAAGTGCTGGGCCCGGTGGTGGACGCACAGTTCAAAGCCGACACGCTGCTGCGGCTGGCAGAGAAGCTGGAGATCCCGCTGGCGCAGACCGTGGCCATCGGCGACGGCGCCAACGATTTGAAAATGATGCAGGCGGCGGGGTTGGGCATCGCCTACCACGCCAAACCGAAAGTGTATGAAAAAGCGCAGGTGGCGATCCGGCATGCGGATCTGATGGGCGTGCTGTGTATTCTCACCGGCAGCCTGAAACACGAAGTGCGATAA
- the radA gene encoding DNA repair protein RadA: protein MAKAAKRAFVCNECGADYPRWQGQCSACHAWNTITEVRLAASPAAARNDRLSGYAGDAGVSKVQKLSEISLEALPRFTTGFLEFDRVLGGGVVPGSAILIGGNPGAGKSTLLLQVLCKLSEQMKTLYVTGEESLQQVAMRAHRLGLPTGGLNMLSETSIEQICLIAEQEQPKLMVIDSIQVMHMADIQSSPGSVAQVRETAAYLTRFAKTRGVAIVMVGHVTKDGSLAGPKVLEHCIDCSVLLDGDADSRFRTLRSHKNRFGAVNELGVFAMTEQGLREVSNPSAIFLSRGDEVTSGSSVMVVWEGTRPLLVEIQALVDHSMMSNPRRVAVGLEQNRLAILLAVLHRHGGLQMSDQDVFVNVVGGVKVSETSADLALLMSLVSSLRDRPLPNDLVVFGEVGLAGEIRPVPSGQERISEAAKHGFKRAIVPHGNMPKKPPANMQVFGVKKLADALDVLEEFY from the coding sequence GTGGCAAAAGCGGCAAAACGGGCATTTGTGTGCAATGAGTGCGGGGCGGACTATCCGCGTTGGCAGGGGCAGTGCAGCGCCTGCCATGCCTGGAACACCATCACGGAAGTGCGTTTGGCCGCGTCGCCCGCAGCGGCGCGCAACGATCGCCTCAGCGGCTATGCCGGTGACGCCGGCGTCAGCAAGGTACAGAAGCTGTCGGAAATCAGCCTTGAGGCGCTGCCGCGCTTCACCACCGGCTTTCTCGAGTTCGACCGCGTGCTGGGCGGCGGCGTGGTGCCCGGCAGCGCCATTCTGATCGGCGGTAACCCCGGCGCCGGCAAGAGCACCCTGTTGCTGCAGGTGCTGTGCAAACTGTCCGAACAGATGAAAACCCTGTACGTCACCGGCGAGGAGTCGCTGCAGCAGGTGGCGATGCGCGCTCACCGTCTGGGGCTGCCGACCGGCGGCCTGAACATGCTGTCGGAAACCAGCATCGAGCAGATCTGCCTGATCGCCGAGCAGGAGCAGCCAAAGCTGATGGTGATCGACTCGATTCAGGTGATGCACATGGCGGACATTCAGTCTTCGCCGGGCAGCGTGGCGCAGGTGCGGGAAACCGCCGCCTATCTGACGCGCTTCGCCAAGACGCGCGGCGTGGCGATCGTCATGGTCGGCCACGTCACCAAAGACGGCTCGCTGGCCGGGCCAAAAGTGCTGGAACACTGCATCGACTGTTCGGTACTGCTGGACGGCGACGCCGATTCCCGCTTCCGCACCCTGCGCAGCCACAAGAACCGCTTCGGCGCGGTCAACGAGCTGGGGGTGTTTGCCATGACCGAACAGGGGCTGCGCGAAGTCAGCAACCCTTCGGCAATCTTCCTCAGCCGCGGCGATGAAGTCACTTCCGGCAGCTCGGTGATGGTGGTGTGGGAAGGCACCCGGCCGCTGCTGGTGGAGATCCAGGCGCTGGTGGATCACTCGATGATGTCCAACCCGCGCCGCGTGGCGGTAGGCCTGGAGCAGAACCGGTTGGCGATCCTGCTGGCGGTGCTGCACCGCCACGGCGGGCTGCAGATGTCGGATCAGGACGTGTTCGTCAACGTGGTCGGCGGGGTGAAGGTCAGTGAAACCAGCGCCGATCTGGCGCTGCTGATGTCGCTGGTCTCGAGCCTGCGCGATCGGCCGCTGCCAAACGATCTGGTGGTGTTCGGCGAAGTGGGGCTGGCGGGAGAAATCCGTCCGGTGCCGAGCGGCCAGGAGCGCATCTCCGAAGCGGCCAAGCACGGCTTCAAGCGCGCCATCGTGCCGCACGGCAATATGCCGAAGAAGCCGCCGGCCAACATGCAGGTGTTCGGGGTCAAGAAGCTGGCGGACGCGCTCGACGTGCTGGAAGAGTTTTATTAA